ATTGTCTAGCCTCATGTTTATATACATTATTCGCTTTCATTGTCCCCACCCATTGTTTGTGGTTAATAAAAGAGTTAACAGGTATTTTCATTTATTTCTGTCGAAACAGAAATAAATACCTAAATTTTTTATTTTTAAGCGTGCGTATTCTTGCTAGCGTAAAACCTTTTTAATACTGGCACCCAGTTTTAATATTTTTTTGAGCGCGCTGGTCGGTAGTTTAAGCATCTCAGACGACCACGTCGTCACGGTCTCAACGAATTCTTGCGTTTCACGAATGCGGATTTTTACTTCGCTATTCTCATGTTCAAACTCGGGACTGTCCATCAACTCTTGTAAGAATTGTACAGTAGGATCCAGTTCTCGCTTTTGGCGCTCAATCACGATAATACGTGCTAGCTCCCAAACATCAGTGTTGGTACTAAAATGATCACGACGATCACCCAATATTGAGACTTTTTGCACCAAGCCCCAATGCTGCAACTCTTTAATGCTATTTGAGACATTGGAGCGTGCAACCCCAAGCGTTTCGGTAATCTCTTCCGCATTTAACGGCTTACCAATGATATATAACAAGGCGTGAATCTGCGACATGGTACGGTTGACGCCCCATTGCGAGCCCATCTCACCCCAGTGCAAAATAAATTTTTCAGTAACGGGGTTTAGTTTCATGATGGATACTCATTTTATTATGGATACAGTATTGATCGACTGCTTAAGCTGTTCATAGAACCATCTTGCGCCATTCTTTTATTTCTGTCAAGACTGAAATAAATAAAAAGACTTCCAAATACTCATAGTATTTTTAGCGCAAAATTGATCCAGTCATTGCATCCCGTATTTGGCTTGGGAGCGTATAGCCCAAGGTATCGGCTTGCAAATAGCTAATTTGTTCGCCAAAATAATGATGAGCTTCAGTAAACGTAGTGGCGGGCGGTTGTCCAGATGGATTACAACTGGTAGAAACCACTAATCCAAATGGATTGTGCGGACTGACTAGCTGCTGACAAAGCCCGCGGATAATTGGATGTGCAATGACTCTAACTGCCACTGTCGGATGCTGACCTGTTATCCATGCAGGAATACGGTTAGCCAATGCCTGCGGAATTGGGAGTAACCAAGTATGCGCCTGCTGATATTGTAAGTCGGTATGCTCGCTGTCCGTTTGCCAGCTCTCTAAAATTGGAGCGCGCTGCATCTCATTTAATGACGCTAATAAAGGCGCTAAACGCTCTACGTTGTCAGTGATGACAATCATACCTTTGGCTTGGGGGCGATTTTTGATTGCTAAAATTTGCTGAACTGCTGCTTCATTATAAGGATCACAACCTATCCCCCACACGCTCTCAGTGGGGTATGCAAGCAGTTGCCCAGCCTTTAGACAGTCAGCCGCTTGAATGACAGAAGAGGTCGTTATGGAAGTAATTTGGTTCATGGTGCCAGTCATTTATGAGGTTAAAGAAGTCAATATGAATCATAGCATAGCAGTCACACTGACTCAGTGAGTCACGGTAAAAAATAGCTAACGGATGGCTATGATGTATTGGTTCATTACAAAGAAACGTATCATGCTAACTACGAGAATACCGTCCACCTTGGACGTTGATTGCGCTCAATAGCTCAAGCTCCATCAACTGTCCTATCAGACTTGGTGCGGTCAACTCAGTAGCAGCGATGAGGGCATCTAAGTCTTGTCCATGCCAATCAAGCTGCTCATAAACCACGCTTAAATGCTCAGGAATAGCTATAGTAGTACGCTGAGGTTTCATATTTGCAGACGGCAACTGGCTAGTATCTTTACCAATAGAATAAGAAGAGCCTTGGCTCAAATGGTTTGCCTGACTCTCTGCTAGAGTGTCGTTGATGGACGCTGCAGGCTCGTTAGAATCAGTGGTTGAAGTCTTTGAATAAGCACCATAGGCCAATTGGCTGTTCACATCCTCAATCACTTGTTGCGGATGATAAATCAACGTCGCGCCTTCCCGTATCAAATGATGACAGCCCTCAGCATTATTATTATCAATATGACTTGGAACAGCAAAGACTTGCTTACCTTGTTCAGACGTCAGGCGTGCCGTAATTAGGGAGCCACTTTGGACAGCAGCTTCTGTTACAATGGTCGCCAAACTGAGACCAGCAACCAAGCGATTACGACGAGGGAAGGTATGCTTATGCGGCTGAGTATGCGGTAGCAGCTCACTGATGATACAGCCGCCTTTTTCAATAATTTGAGTAAAAAGTTGGTCGTGATGATTGGGGTAATTCACATCAATACCCGTCCCCATCACCCCAACCGTACGACCTTGATAGTCGGAATCAGCCTGTGCCAATGCTCCTGAATGCGCACGTTTATCCACGCCCAACGCAAGGCCGCTGGTGACAACATAACCAGCTTGCGCAAGATACTGCGCCATATCAAACGTGGTTTTTTGGGCATGAGCAGTGGGTTTTCGACTGCCGACAATGGCAACCTGCGCTTGCTGTAAGCGCATTCTATTACCACGACAAAACAACAAAGGCGGTGGATCGTAGATTTGTAAAAGCTGGGCAGGATAATCAGGTTGGTCAGCAAACAAAAGACCATAACGCCCTTCTGTGAGTGCTTGCTGAATATTATCAATACTTGTGCGAGTTTGTTCAGGCTGCTCATGGCGTTTAAGATGAGTGTGGTGCAGACCCAACTGCCGCCATGCCTCTACTTTGGCCTGCCAAGCAAGCCTAGCATGACCAAAAGAGGTAATAAGCTTATGATAGGCGGAGAGAGAGGCGTTTACCTCAAACCATAGCGCCAATACGGCGCGCTGATCGTCGGTCAATAAAGAGGAGACTGCCGTCATAGTCAGTTATCTCGTACAGGCGGACTTAGCTGGTTTATTTATCAAACCAGCGATAGATCGTTATAAGTAAGGCGGCGGTAATAGCTGATCGCCCACGTTGAGTGGTAGCTCAGAATCTAATACATACGCATAGCTAATATGGTCAAAGGTATTAAAAATCATTACTGTACCACTTGGCTCATTTGGCAAACGAACAGGCATGTCGTTGTCTTTAGTATCACGCACCAATGGGCCTTTTTGATAGACCGTCAGTACATCACCTGGTTTAGCGCCTTGCGCACTACCTAGATTGATGGCGACCACACTACCCTTCGCAGCTGAGCTGATAGAATCCATGACTCGCACAATGAGTCCACCACGGCTTACAGACGCGGGCTCAGGATAAAACACTGGCGGAATAGAGTTATTCAGCTCAACAAATACTCGGTCCCCTTCACGTACTTCTTTGCCATAACTGTCTGTGAGCTGTAGGCTTGTGACACCATTGGTTTCTGTCGCGGTAACCAATCCTGTCGCCACTTGTGTAACCTCTAAGCCAATCACTTCTTGCGTTTTGGGCTCCACATATAGCTCACCTTCGCGGTAAATACCATAGCGCTGACCCACGATCAGGGGCACACCTTTGGCATACACTTTATCACCACTTGCCGTGATTAAATTACGATTTTTAGAAGCTAAGATATAAGGCGTGGTATTGAAATCTTGGGGATTGACGATGATCGCTTTATCTAACCAATGTTGAATAGCAGACAGCGGGATAGGAGGAATACTGTTGGCAGTAGAAGTGACGGTGACTGTGCTGGCAACCGTATTGCCTAATAATTGTTTTTCGACCCCAGCGCACCCTTCGCCAGTATCCACACCGATGAGGGTTTTGCCTTGAATCACACACAAGATGAGAATGTCATCGGGATAAATAAGATTTGGGTTTTTGATTTGTTTGTTGGTGGCCCAAATTTCTTTCCAGCGCCATGGACTATCCAGATAGCGTCCTGAGATGTCCCACAAGGTGTCGCCTTTTTTGACGATATAGCGATTGGGCGCATCTGCTTTGATGGTTGGTGGTGGGTTATTTGCGTAAGCCGTGGTCATTAGCATGGCACTGCTAAAGGTTGTCAATAACAGTGCTTTTGCTATCTTTTTTAAGCTCATCTTCATTATTATATCCACAATATATACCACTGTTTGGCTGGTATGATTCTTAAAAGAGCATCTGGCATAATAATGACCCGCCAACGCTGTTTCTAATATTACAATCATATCTACCATAACACAATCATAAACAATTTATTACAATGGCGTAACCTTAAAACCGTTATTCGTGTGGTGTTTTTTAGAAGATGTCGCTATAAATTCCCAGTATATTAAGCTGAGGTTGGTATGACATGCTGACGTATTTGCTCAGCCACCAGTTCAGCATTATTGTCCAGTACCACAACGTGCTGTGGCAAACTCTCTAGACCTTCTGTATGAGCAGGGCGCGCGATATCTGTCTGACCAATGGCTTCAACAATCGTATCAGCGAACTTCACAGGCAATGCCGTCTCTGCACAAATAATCACTTCGCCGTCTAACTGCAACTCTTTGGCGACTTTGATACCATCAGCGGTATGTGGATCAACCAGTTCACCATACTGCTCATAAAGCACCTTAATGGTGTGTAGGCGGTCGCTGTGAGTCGATTTACCAGCGGCAAATCCATAGCGCGTATTCACTGCTTCCATCACATCTGACAAGTCGAAACCCTTACCTGATTTTACACCGTCGAATAACTCATGAACGCGTGCGCTGTCCTTTTCCAGCAACAGATAGACAAAACGCTCAAAGTTAGAGGCTTTGGAGATATCCATGGATGGGCTTGAGGTGACGTAGGTTTTTTCAGTCGGGCGTGGTTGATACGCACCTTTATTAAAAAAGTCATTTAAGACGTCGTTTTCATTGGTCGCCACGATCAGACGATCGATTGGCAAGCCCATTTCACGAGCGATGTGGCCTGCGCAAATATTACCGAAGTTGCCTGAAGGCACGCTAAAGCTGACTTTTTCATCATTACTGGTGGTGACCGCGAAATACGCTTTGAAGTAATAAACGATCTGCGCCAGTATGCGTCCCCAGTTAATGGAGTTCACGGTTCCCAAACTATAAGCGGCTTTGAACTCGGCGTCTTGTTGCAGGGCTTTGACAATATCTTGACAATCATCAAACATGCCATCGATGGCAATATTGTGAATATTAGCATCGGTTAAGCTATACATCTGCGCGCGTTGGAACTCGCTCATTTTGCCATGAGGTGATAGCATAAAGACTTCGATGTTGTCTTTACCACGTAAGGCATATTCTGCGGCACTACCCGTATCGCCACTGGTCGCACCAATGATGGTAATACGGGCGTCTTTTCTTTTGAGGACGTATTCAAAGGCGTTGCCCAAAAACTGCATGGCCACGTCTTTGAACGCCAGCGTTGGACCATTTGACAACCCTAAAATGTATAAATTGTCTTCAAGCTTGCGGACAGGAACAATGTCGTCAGAGCCAAATACATCAGCGGTATAAGTACGTCCAATAATGTCTTGCAAATCGTTGACAGGAATATCAGTCGCAAAACGCTGCATA
This is a stretch of genomic DNA from Psychrobacter alimentarius. It encodes these proteins:
- a CDS encoding LysM peptidoglycan-binding domain-containing protein: MKMSLKKIAKALLLTTFSSAMLMTTAYANNPPPTIKADAPNRYIVKKGDTLWDISGRYLDSPWRWKEIWATNKQIKNPNLIYPDDILILCVIQGKTLIGVDTGEGCAGVEKQLLGNTVASTVTVTSTANSIPPIPLSAIQHWLDKAIIVNPQDFNTTPYILASKNRNLITASGDKVYAKGVPLIVGQRYGIYREGELYVEPKTQEVIGLEVTQVATGLVTATETNGVTSLQLTDSYGKEVREGDRVFVELNNSIPPVFYPEPASVSRGGLIVRVMDSISSAAKGSVVAINLGSAQGAKPGDVLTVYQKGPLVRDTKDNDMPVRLPNEPSGTVMIFNTFDHISYAYVLDSELPLNVGDQLLPPPYL
- the dprA gene encoding DNA-processing protein DprA, whose translation is MTAVSSLLTDDQRAVLALWFEVNASLSAYHKLITSFGHARLAWQAKVEAWRQLGLHHTHLKRHEQPEQTRTSIDNIQQALTEGRYGLLFADQPDYPAQLLQIYDPPPLLFCRGNRMRLQQAQVAIVGSRKPTAHAQKTTFDMAQYLAQAGYVVTSGLALGVDKRAHSGALAQADSDYQGRTVGVMGTGIDVNYPNHHDQLFTQIIEKGGCIISELLPHTQPHKHTFPRRNRLVAGLSLATIVTEAAVQSGSLITARLTSEQGKQVFAVPSHIDNNNAEGCHHLIREGATLIYHPQQVIEDVNSQLAYGAYSKTSTTDSNEPAASINDTLAESQANHLSQGSSYSIGKDTSQLPSANMKPQRTTIAIPEHLSVVYEQLDWHGQDLDALIAATELTAPSLIGQLMELELLSAINVQGGRYSRS
- a CDS encoding L-threonylcarbamoyladenylate synthase, giving the protein MNQITSITTSSVIQAADCLKAGQLLAYPTESVWGIGCDPYNEAAVQQILAIKNRPQAKGMIVITDNVERLAPLLASLNEMQRAPILESWQTDSEHTDLQYQQAHTWLLPIPQALANRIPAWITGQHPTVAVRVIAHPIIRGLCQQLVSPHNPFGLVVSTSCNPSGQPPATTFTEAHHYFGEQISYLQADTLGYTLPSQIRDAMTGSILR
- a CDS encoding GbsR/MarR family transcriptional regulator, which codes for MKLNPVTEKFILHWGEMGSQWGVNRTMSQIHALLYIIGKPLNAEEITETLGVARSNVSNSIKELQHWGLVQKVSILGDRRDHFSTNTDVWELARIIVIERQKRELDPTVQFLQELMDSPEFEHENSEVKIRIRETQEFVETVTTWSSEMLKLPTSALKKILKLGASIKKVLR
- the thrC gene encoding threonine synthase, which translates into the protein MKYISTRGQTAPMDFSDVLLMGLAPDGGLMLPEHYPTIDSAVLDEWRTLSYPKLALAIMQRFATDIPVNDLQDIIGRTYTADVFGSDDIVPVRKLEDNLYILGLSNGPTLAFKDVAMQFLGNAFEYVLKRKDARITIIGATSGDTGSAAEYALRGKDNIEVFMLSPHGKMSEFQRAQMYSLTDANIHNIAIDGMFDDCQDIVKALQQDAEFKAAYSLGTVNSINWGRILAQIVYYFKAYFAVTTSNDEKVSFSVPSGNFGNICAGHIAREMGLPIDRLIVATNENDVLNDFFNKGAYQPRPTEKTYVTSSPSMDISKASNFERFVYLLLEKDSARVHELFDGVKSGKGFDLSDVMEAVNTRYGFAAGKSTHSDRLHTIKVLYEQYGELVDPHTADGIKVAKELQLDGEVIICAETALPVKFADTIVEAIGQTDIARPAHTEGLESLPQHVVVLDNNAELVAEQIRQHVIPTSA